Proteins encoded in a region of the Salinicoccus sp. RF5 genome:
- the der gene encoding ribosome biogenesis GTPase Der, giving the protein MYKPTIAVVGRPNVGKSTLFNRIIGERKAIVEDTPGVTRDRLYASGDWLNHEFNVIDTGGIEIKDEPFQEQIKMQAEIAILEADVILMITNGREGVTEDDLFVARILQKSKKPVVLAVNKIDNFEMRNEIYEFYNLGLGDPFPVSGSHGLGLGDVLDQAVEHFKSLEEEVEADDSIRVSLIGRPNVGKSSLVNAILGEERVIVSDIAGTTRDAIDTEYFYDGEHYTLVDTAGMRKRGKVYEATEKYSVLRANRAIERSDVVLVVLNGEEGIIEQDKRIAGLAHEAGRAVIIVVNKWDAVEKDDKTMKKFEDKIRREFQFLDYAPITFVSALNKSRLATLFPLIKLANDSHKKRVQSSTLNEVLVDSVSMNPTPTDKGRRLNIFYGTQVSVAPPTFVLFVNDVDLMHFSYRRYLENQMRKAFDFTGTPIHILSRKRN; this is encoded by the coding sequence ATGTACAAACCAACAATAGCCGTAGTAGGGAGACCGAATGTCGGCAAGTCCACTTTATTCAATCGCATCATCGGTGAAAGAAAAGCGATTGTTGAAGATACGCCGGGTGTCACACGGGATCGGCTCTATGCTTCGGGGGACTGGCTCAATCACGAATTCAATGTCATCGATACAGGTGGGATAGAAATAAAGGATGAGCCGTTTCAGGAACAGATAAAAATGCAGGCTGAAATCGCAATACTGGAAGCGGATGTCATCCTGATGATCACCAATGGCAGGGAAGGGGTTACAGAGGATGACCTTTTTGTTGCCCGGATTCTGCAGAAGTCCAAAAAACCGGTCGTGCTTGCTGTAAATAAGATCGACAATTTTGAAATGCGCAATGAAATATATGAATTCTATAATCTCGGCCTCGGGGATCCTTTCCCGGTATCCGGCTCCCACGGTCTCGGTCTCGGCGATGTGCTTGACCAGGCTGTTGAACACTTCAAATCACTCGAGGAGGAAGTGGAGGCGGACGATTCGATCAGGGTATCGCTGATCGGCCGGCCGAATGTCGGAAAATCAAGTCTCGTCAATGCCATCCTTGGTGAAGAGCGGGTCATCGTATCGGATATCGCGGGTACAACACGGGATGCCATCGATACGGAATACTTCTATGATGGTGAGCATTACACACTTGTCGACACCGCCGGCATGAGAAAACGGGGCAAAGTGTATGAAGCTACCGAAAAATATTCAGTACTGCGCGCAAACCGAGCGATTGAACGGTCCGATGTCGTGCTCGTCGTCCTGAATGGGGAAGAAGGCATCATTGAACAGGACAAGCGTATTGCCGGACTCGCCCATGAAGCCGGGCGTGCGGTGATAATCGTAGTGAACAAATGGGATGCTGTAGAAAAAGATGATAAGACGATGAAGAAGTTCGAGGATAAGATAAGAAGGGAATTCCAGTTCCTCGACTATGCCCCCATCACCTTCGTCTCCGCATTGAACAAGTCCCGTCTTGCGACACTTTTCCCACTCATCAAACTGGCGAACGATTCCCATAAGAAGCGTGTCCAGTCCAGCACATTGAACGAAGTCCTCGTTGATAGCGTGAGCATGAACCCGACCCCTACTGACAAGGGGCGCAGGCTCAACATCTTCTATGGTACACAAGTCAGTGTGGCACCGCCGACATTCGTATTATTCGTCAACGATGTCGACCTGATGCACTTCAGCTACCGAAGATATTTGGAGAACCAGATGAGGAAAGCCTTTGATTTCACTGGCACACCAATACACATCCTCAGCAGGAAAAGGAATTAG
- the rpsA gene encoding 30S ribosomal protein S1, which translates to MTTENILNEENNEENNGEQVNEEVNTSEEAESNTSSEFEIGDTVRGTVYKIEDKFVKAHIEDSDFEGIVPISQLTNKRIERPEEIVSEEDTIEGVVIKVENEEDRKNVIFSIRKLDETNAYDTLQSAKDNDETITGTVMEVVKAGLVVDVGVRGFIPASLLSDAYIEDLDQFEGQELEVKVEDIEPEKNRVILNRKRIVEAEKAEERKKQLENLEAGSIVEGEVVRITTFGAFINLGEVDGLAHISELDYSRVEKVEDAVNIGDKVQVKILDVDPEQERISLSLKQAQESPFNTFVNEHSEGDVLDGTVKRLVDFGAFVEVTPGVEGLVHVSEISHEHVATPSDVLKEGQTVTVKILSLNEDSEKVSLSIKETSERPSREEQAKVYRDDSDDEGPTLGDVFGDRFRDLDI; encoded by the coding sequence ATGACGACAGAAAATATTTTGAATGAAGAGAACAACGAAGAGAACAACGGGGAACAGGTGAACGAGGAAGTGAACACTTCCGAAGAGGCGGAATCAAATACGTCTAGCGAATTTGAAATCGGTGATACCGTAAGGGGCACCGTCTACAAGATAGAAGACAAATTTGTAAAAGCGCACATTGAAGATTCCGATTTTGAAGGTATCGTTCCAATCAGCCAACTCACCAACAAAAGGATCGAGCGCCCTGAGGAGATTGTCTCTGAAGAAGATACAATCGAAGGGGTAGTCATCAAAGTCGAAAATGAAGAAGACCGCAAGAACGTCATCTTCTCCATCAGGAAACTCGATGAAACCAACGCCTATGACACTCTCCAGTCCGCGAAGGATAACGACGAGACGATTACAGGTACTGTGATGGAAGTTGTAAAAGCAGGACTCGTAGTGGATGTGGGCGTCAGAGGATTCATTCCTGCCTCACTCCTGTCCGATGCGTACATCGAAGACCTCGACCAGTTTGAAGGACAGGAACTGGAAGTCAAAGTTGAAGACATCGAACCTGAAAAGAACCGCGTCATCCTCAACCGTAAACGCATCGTCGAAGCTGAAAAGGCGGAAGAGCGCAAGAAGCAGCTTGAAAACCTTGAAGCAGGCAGCATCGTTGAAGGTGAGGTTGTCCGCATCACTACTTTCGGCGCCTTCATCAACCTCGGTGAAGTCGACGGACTCGCTCACATCTCAGAACTTGACTACAGCAGAGTCGAAAAAGTTGAAGATGCAGTGAACATCGGAGACAAGGTACAGGTTAAGATCCTCGATGTCGATCCTGAACAGGAACGCATCAGCCTTTCACTCAAACAGGCACAGGAGAGTCCTTTCAATACGTTCGTGAATGAACATTCAGAAGGCGATGTCCTTGATGGCACGGTGAAAAGACTTGTGGACTTCGGTGCATTCGTCGAAGTGACGCCAGGTGTCGAAGGACTTGTACACGTATCCGAAATCAGCCACGAGCATGTTGCGACACCATCCGACGTGCTGAAAGAGGGCCAGACGGTTACAGTGAAGATCCTCTCACTCAACGAGGACTCCGAAAAGGTATCCCTCTCCATCAAGGAAACTTCCGAAAGACCATCCAGGGAAGAGCAGGCTAAAGTCTACCGGGATGATTCAGATGACGAAGGCCCGACACTCGGAGATGTATTCGGTGACCGTTTCAGGGATCTGGATATCTAG